One genomic segment of Chitinibacter sp. FCG-7 includes these proteins:
- a CDS encoding M14 family zinc carboxypeptidase — protein MHTLPELQQLEELIAQAPAEVTVQTHGQVQATQGTYPIYSLSMGNPSSNAAVLGFFGGIHGLERIGCQILLALLGSLFVRMRWDSSLHYKLQNMRLVFMPLLNPAGMAKGWRSNAHGVDLMRNAPVEAGQRVPFLLGGHRISRHLPWYRGEINAPMAKENQALCQFVAEQLFQSPLSIALDCHSGFGLRDRLWFPYAHTQQPIPHLAEIYALSQLFQESYPHHPYLIEPQSRQYITHGDIWDHLYQQQLLHSERVFLPLTLELGSWLWIKKNPRQLFSLGGLFNPVVPHREQRVLRKHLLLFEFMMRAVHDAGRWLPQQANRAQLQQQALQHWYRQ, from the coding sequence ATGCACACGCTACCAGAATTACAACAGCTGGAAGAGCTGATAGCGCAAGCTCCGGCAGAAGTCACCGTGCAGACCCACGGGCAGGTTCAGGCGACACAAGGGACATATCCGATCTACAGCCTGAGCATGGGTAATCCATCCAGCAACGCTGCCGTCTTAGGCTTTTTTGGCGGCATCCATGGGCTGGAACGGATAGGCTGCCAAATTTTACTGGCACTGCTGGGCAGCCTGTTTGTGCGTATGCGCTGGGATAGCAGCTTGCATTACAAACTGCAAAACATGCGTCTCGTATTTATGCCGCTACTCAATCCAGCTGGTATGGCCAAAGGCTGGCGCAGCAACGCGCACGGCGTTGATCTAATGCGGAACGCACCTGTTGAGGCTGGTCAGCGTGTTCCGTTTCTGTTGGGCGGGCACCGCATCAGCCGACACCTGCCCTGGTATCGTGGCGAGATAAATGCCCCGATGGCCAAGGAAAACCAAGCTTTATGCCAATTTGTGGCCGAGCAATTATTCCAAAGCCCGCTCAGTATCGCCCTCGATTGCCATTCCGGCTTTGGCTTGCGGGACCGATTATGGTTTCCCTATGCCCATACCCAGCAACCGATTCCGCATCTGGCGGAAATTTATGCGCTCAGCCAGCTGTTTCAGGAAAGCTACCCCCATCATCCGTATCTAATTGAGCCACAATCTAGGCAATACATTACGCACGGCGATATCTGGGATCATCTGTATCAGCAGCAATTACTGCACAGCGAGCGGGTGTTTTTGCCGCTCACTCTCGAACTCGGCTCCTGGCTCTGGATCAAAAAAAATCCGCGCCAGCTTTTCTCGCTCGGTGGGCTGTTTAATCCGGTCGTTCCACATCGGGAACAAAGGGTGCTGCGCAAACATCTGCTGCTGTTTGAATTCATGATGCGGGCCGTCCATGATGCAGGCCGCTGGCTACCGCAGCAGGCAAACCGGGCACAATTGCAGCAACAGGCACTTCAACACTGGTATCGCCAATGA
- a CDS encoding enoyl-CoA hydratase/isomerase family protein, giving the protein MTVHVSLLKTAADRQIGCLALSAPERINAQNLAMVRQMAAALVAWEQDERVVAVVLLGAGERGFCAGGDLKSLHQAMSEPAQIAQGDAFFAEEYRLCQTIREWRKPILAWGHGIVMGGGWGLFAAASHRVLTESSRLAMPETGIGLFPDVAASWWLPQLQGVGRFLALSGAALNAADALHLGAADWVCHDAQRHTILLAMANLPWSAEADRDALLLSDFLDQQLSPDLPQANLIPYQEQISRFCEGSFAAAIDGLLALANTGQSSYLQHAAQRLAAASPTSLYLSWVLQQRCETLSLAQTVELETRMAACALRYGDFKEGIYCTLFDRQQQPRWREASYANLDITVIEAHFVPLSEQPG; this is encoded by the coding sequence ATGACGGTCCATGTTTCTCTGTTAAAGACGGCGGCAGATCGACAAATCGGATGTTTGGCTTTGAGTGCGCCAGAGCGGATTAATGCCCAGAATCTGGCCATGGTCAGGCAAATGGCGGCCGCCTTGGTGGCATGGGAGCAAGACGAGCGGGTGGTTGCCGTGGTTTTACTCGGCGCGGGGGAGCGCGGATTTTGTGCTGGTGGTGATTTGAAGTCTTTGCACCAGGCCATGAGTGAGCCAGCGCAGATTGCACAGGGTGATGCTTTTTTTGCCGAAGAATACCGCTTATGCCAAACGATCAGGGAATGGCGCAAGCCGATTCTGGCTTGGGGGCACGGCATTGTGATGGGCGGTGGCTGGGGTTTATTTGCTGCAGCCAGCCACCGGGTGCTCACTGAATCGAGCCGCTTGGCAATGCCGGAAACCGGTATTGGCCTGTTTCCCGATGTGGCCGCCAGTTGGTGGTTGCCACAATTGCAGGGCGTTGGGCGCTTTCTGGCGCTGAGCGGTGCAGCGCTCAATGCGGCAGATGCGTTGCACTTGGGGGCAGCCGACTGGGTTTGCCACGATGCGCAGCGCCATACTATCTTGCTGGCTATGGCCAATTTGCCCTGGTCTGCAGAGGCTGATAGGGATGCATTGCTGCTAAGCGACTTTCTGGACCAGCAGTTGTCCCCCGATTTACCGCAAGCCAATCTGATTCCGTATCAAGAGCAGATTAGCCGTTTTTGCGAGGGCAGTTTTGCTGCTGCGATTGACGGCTTGCTCGCCTTGGCTAATACCGGACAGAGCAGTTATTTGCAACATGCCGCACAACGTTTGGCTGCCGCCTCGCCAACGTCGCTCTATCTGAGCTGGGTTCTGCAGCAGCGTTGCGAAACATTGAGTTTGGCGCAAACTGTTGAGCTGGAAACCAGAATGGCTGCGTGCGCTTTACGCTACGGCGATTTTAAAGAAGGGATTTATTGCACCCTGTTTGACCGTCAGCAACAGCCCCGCTGGCGTGAAGCTTCCTATGCAAATTTGGATATAACGGTGATTGAAGCCCATTTTGTGCCGTTATCTGAACAACCGGGTTGA
- a CDS encoding Bax inhibitor-1/YccA family protein — MQYNTATYGSATLSAERNRVLRNTYFLLALSMLPTAAGAMLGISMKFAMGSWMGLIVFLGVSFGAFYAIEKTKESGAGVAILLAYTGFMGLWLSQILQSALKFSNGAQLIGIAAVGTAAIFFTLASIATVTKKDFSFMGKFLMIGLVLVLLAAVANVFFAIPALSLTISAVAILLFSGFILYDVSRIVNGGETNYISATLSLYLNIYNLFTSLLHLLMAFSGNSRD; from the coding sequence ATGCAATACAATACTGCAACGTACGGGAGCGCGACACTGTCGGCGGAACGCAACCGCGTGCTGCGCAATACTTATTTCTTGCTGGCACTATCAATGCTGCCCACTGCAGCTGGCGCGATGCTTGGTATTTCAATGAAATTTGCGATGGGCTCATGGATGGGGCTGATCGTTTTTCTGGGCGTCAGCTTTGGTGCTTTTTACGCCATTGAGAAAACCAAAGAATCGGGTGCAGGTGTGGCTATTTTGCTGGCTTACACCGGTTTTATGGGTTTATGGCTAAGCCAGATTTTGCAATCAGCACTGAAGTTCAGTAATGGTGCGCAATTAATCGGGATTGCAGCGGTAGGCACTGCGGCCATTTTCTTTACGCTGGCAAGTATTGCGACGGTGACCAAGAAAGATTTTTCTTTCATGGGTAAATTTTTGATGATTGGTCTGGTGCTGGTGCTGCTGGCGGCTGTTGCAAATGTCTTTTTTGCCATTCCAGCACTGTCATTAACGATCTCTGCAGTTGCGATTTTGCTCTTTTCAGGCTTTATCCTGTACGACGTGAGTCGTATTGTGAATGGCGGTGAAACCAACTATATCTCTGCCACTTTGAGCCTGTATTTGAACATTTATAATCTGTTTACCAGCTTGCTACATTTGCTGATGGCATTCTCTGGCAATAGCCGTGATTGA
- a CDS encoding Nudix family hydrolase, giving the protein MNERKVTRVAAGILQQADGQFLLASRPAGKPYAGYWEFPGGKLEQGETPLAALQRELFEELGIEVLQARPWLCQRFDYPHALVELYFYRVTAWSGEIVSHEGQEFAWQSAGQLNVSPILPANGPILRGLSLNDTLIFSPAGLIDDAELIRKMAAYWQAGPAWLVLREPQRTMDDYAQLCQQLAQLPRPHGGKLVGHGDLSHLCTLALDGVHLTSRQLMALNGRPDGFDWVGASTHHLEELRYANALGLDYTVLGHVAASNSHPAEPPLGWAQFAQLLEQGWSSPCYAIGGQSLATLAQAQALGAQGVAILSAAW; this is encoded by the coding sequence ATGAATGAAAGAAAAGTAACCCGGGTGGCTGCAGGTATTTTGCAGCAAGCAGACGGACAGTTTTTGCTTGCCAGCCGACCCGCTGGCAAGCCGTATGCCGGTTATTGGGAGTTTCCCGGCGGCAAGCTGGAGCAGGGTGAAACCCCCTTGGCCGCGCTGCAGCGTGAGCTATTTGAAGAATTGGGCATCGAGGTACTGCAAGCCAGGCCTTGGTTATGCCAGCGCTTTGACTATCCGCATGCACTGGTTGAGTTGTATTTTTATCGCGTTACCGCATGGTCTGGGGAGATTGTCTCGCATGAGGGGCAGGAGTTTGCCTGGCAAAGTGCAGGCCAACTGAATGTATCGCCGATTTTGCCGGCCAATGGCCCTATTTTGCGCGGATTAAGCCTGAACGACACGTTAATCTTCTCGCCTGCTGGCCTGATTGATGATGCAGAGCTGATTCGCAAAATGGCGGCTTACTGGCAAGCTGGCCCAGCCTGGTTGGTGCTGCGCGAACCTCAACGCACTATGGATGACTATGCCCAGCTGTGTCAGCAACTGGCGCAGTTGCCACGCCCGCATGGTGGCAAATTGGTCGGTCATGGTGATCTTAGCCATTTGTGCACTTTGGCGCTCGATGGTGTCCACCTGACTTCACGCCAGTTAATGGCACTGAATGGGCGCCCAGATGGTTTTGATTGGGTCGGTGCGTCTACTCATCACCTTGAAGAGCTGCGATATGCCAATGCCTTGGGACTAGATTACACCGTTCTAGGGCACGTGGCGGCGAGCAATAGCCATCCGGCAGAGCCACCTTTGGGTTGGGCGCAGTTTGCCCAGTTACTTGAGCAAGGATGGTCCAGCCCGTGTTATGCGATTGGTGGTCAAAGTTTGGCCACTTTGGCTCAGGCTCAGGCGTTGGGAGCGCAAGGGGTCGCCATCTTGAGTGCGGCATGGTGA
- a CDS encoding DUF4124 domain-containing protein: MKKISLSLLLLALAINPALATKVYQWRDAEGRVFYSDQPPPVSGVKERSIRPNTIGNASQVQAKPAVAKDEVVLWVSASCEPACSQALAILDLRQVQYEVRNVDPTNEKTMLAFFTAVGTMQARPPVLIIGKEVLKEWNSPVWQAALSKAGYPLPRK; this comes from the coding sequence ATGAAAAAAATATCCTTGAGTTTGCTGCTGCTTGCACTTGCAATTAATCCGGCTTTGGCGACCAAAGTTTATCAATGGCGCGATGCCGAAGGCCGCGTTTTTTATTCTGATCAGCCGCCGCCAGTCTCCGGGGTTAAGGAGCGAAGCATTCGGCCCAATACCATCGGCAATGCCAGTCAGGTACAGGCCAAGCCCGCAGTCGCCAAAGATGAGGTTGTCCTGTGGGTGAGTGCCAGCTGTGAGCCTGCGTGTAGCCAGGCTTTGGCGATTCTGGATTTGCGCCAAGTGCAGTATGAAGTGCGCAATGTCGATCCTACCAACGAAAAAACCATGCTGGCTTTTTTTACCGCCGTCGGCACCATGCAGGCAAGGCCGCCAGTACTAATTATTGGTAAAGAAGTCCTTAAGGAATGGAATAGCCCGGTTTGGCAGGCCGCATTGAGCAAGGCTGGCTATCCTTTGCCAAGAAAATAG
- the xth gene encoding exodeoxyribonuclease III, whose product MKIATWNVNSLKVRLDQVLEWMNNNPDLTALCLQETKMDDPVFPAEAIRAAGFEVAFAGQKTYNGVAIIARSAIEDVVINIPGFEDPQKRVISATIDGVRLIGAYIPNGQDLESDKYQYKLAWLAALHGWLVQELESYPQLALLGDYNIAPEDRDVHDIRKWQGGVLVSPPERAAFQGLQALGLIDVFRQFEQPEKSFSWWDYRGFSFKKNAGLRIDHILMSPALAVRCSSCQIDVEPRKHERPSDHTPVIATLD is encoded by the coding sequence ATGAAAATTGCAACCTGGAATGTGAACTCCCTGAAAGTACGCTTGGATCAGGTGCTGGAGTGGATGAACAATAACCCGGATCTGACGGCTTTGTGCCTGCAGGAAACCAAAATGGACGACCCGGTTTTTCCTGCCGAGGCGATTCGTGCCGCCGGTTTTGAAGTGGCCTTTGCCGGACAGAAAACCTATAACGGTGTGGCCATTATTGCCCGCTCGGCGATTGAAGATGTGGTGATCAATATCCCCGGTTTTGAAGATCCGCAAAAACGCGTGATCTCGGCGACGATTGATGGCGTGCGGCTGATTGGCGCTTACATTCCGAATGGTCAGGATCTGGAGTCAGATAAATACCAGTACAAGCTGGCCTGGCTTGCTGCCCTGCATGGCTGGTTGGTGCAGGAGCTAGAAAGCTATCCGCAGCTGGCATTGCTGGGTGATTACAATATTGCACCCGAAGATCGTGATGTACATGACATCCGAAAATGGCAAGGTGGTGTATTAGTATCCCCGCCAGAACGCGCGGCATTTCAGGGCTTGCAGGCTTTGGGGCTGATCGATGTGTTCCGGCAATTTGAGCAACCCGAGAAATCATTCAGCTGGTGGGATTACCGCGGCTTTTCTTTCAAGAAAAATGCCGGTCTGCGGATTGATCATATCCTGATGTCACCCGCACTGGCGGTACGCTGTAGCAGCTGCCAGATCGACGTTGAACCACGCAAGCATGAGCGTCCATCGGATCATACCCCTGTGATTGCTACTTTAGATTGA